The proteins below come from a single Drosophila suzukii chromosome X, CBGP_Dsuzu_IsoJpt1.0, whole genome shotgun sequence genomic window:
- the LOC139353440 gene encoding uncharacterized protein isoform X1, translating to MCRKPHRSLLNSTERQMAELKEEVLQIRREISIVTQKLDILADKLAINTALLKVSFDPENEISGAVPFPLKTEEELDEFENSLTPELIGFYTKKISKIIGSEPLSKRFKLIIAEDIINDYNLDGSNGKKSLRCRIGLYGVLKGALAKDSEDPDKSLRKAMTNVKNKLTKQKKIINNKIKNIITVQFLKILIILYN from the exons ATGTGTAGG aaACCCCATCGGTCTCTACTGA attcaACTGAACGACAAATGGCAGAGTTGAAAG aAGAGGTTCTCCAAATCCGCAGGGAGATCTCTATTGTGACTCAGAAGTTGGACATTTTGGCGGACAAACTGGCGATAAACACCGCACTTTTAAAAGTATCATTTGATCCTGAGAACGAGATTTCGGGCGCGGTACCATTTCCGCTAAAAACAGAAGAGGAACTAGATGAGTTCGAAAATTCCTTGACCCCGGAGCTTATCGGTTTTTAC ACAaagaaaatatcaaaaataatTGGGAGCGAACCGCTGTCAAAGCGGTTCAAACTTATTATAGCAGAAGATATTATCAATGACTACAATTTGGACGGGTCCAACGGGAAAAAGTCCCTCAGATGCCGTATAGGGTTATACGGAGTTCttaaag gagcgttggccaaggactccgaggacccggacaaatcTTTAAGAAAGGCAATGACtaatgttaaaaataaacttaccaagcaaaaaaaaataataaataataaaataaaaaatataataactgtacaatttttgaaaatcttaaTAATACtgtataattaa
- the LOC139353440 gene encoding uncharacterized protein isoform X2, translating into MAELKEEVLQIRREISIVTQKLDILADKLAINTALLKVSFDPENEISGAVPFPLKTEEELDEFENSLTPELIGFYTKKISKIIGSEPLSKRFKLIIAEDIINDYNLDGSNGKKSLRCRIGLYGVLKGALAKDSEDPDKSLRKAMTNVKNKLTKQKKIINNKIKNIITVQFLKILIILYN; encoded by the exons ATGGCAGAGTTGAAAG aAGAGGTTCTCCAAATCCGCAGGGAGATCTCTATTGTGACTCAGAAGTTGGACATTTTGGCGGACAAACTGGCGATAAACACCGCACTTTTAAAAGTATCATTTGATCCTGAGAACGAGATTTCGGGCGCGGTACCATTTCCGCTAAAAACAGAAGAGGAACTAGATGAGTTCGAAAATTCCTTGACCCCGGAGCTTATCGGTTTTTAC ACAaagaaaatatcaaaaataatTGGGAGCGAACCGCTGTCAAAGCGGTTCAAACTTATTATAGCAGAAGATATTATCAATGACTACAATTTGGACGGGTCCAACGGGAAAAAGTCCCTCAGATGCCGTATAGGGTTATACGGAGTTCttaaag gagcgttggccaaggactccgaggacccggacaaatcTTTAAGAAAGGCAATGACtaatgttaaaaataaacttaccaagcaaaaaaaaataataaataataaaataaaaaatataataactgtacaatttttgaaaatcttaaTAATACtgtataattaa